Proteins from a genomic interval of Haliaeetus albicilla chromosome 13, bHalAlb1.1, whole genome shotgun sequence:
- the MEA1 gene encoding male-enhanced antigen 1 — MAAPKGGGGVLPGTTIPTVPRGSGGASGWRRRRGLPPRHRARWMAVARSMGPERVCPEEPGPPEAPDGAAGWSGDEEEEEEEEEEEGGGGYLYQPLSQEPEQGPGEAGPPAAPAGCAEEGPGLQERLQMLRLHLPDPPVDSEEEEEDEEAAVAAAEGAAAQSSRSSIPMDAEHVELVKRTMAGVKLPTLGIPAWASQISEDQWRDVVQRTLQARQSLGGPRPEWK; from the exons ATGGCGGCGcccaaagggggggggggagtcctCCCCGGGACTACAATACCCACAGTGccccgcggcagcggcggcgcttccgggtggcggcggcggcggggcctcCCACCCCGGCACCGCGCCCGGTGGATGGCGGTGGCGCGGAGCATGGGGCCGGAGCGGGTGTGTCCCGAGGAACCGGGGCCGCCGGAGGCCCCCGATGGTGCGGCGGGCTGGAGCGGTGacgaggaagaagaggaagaagaggaggaggaggaaggcggcggCGGGTATTTGTACCAGCCGCTGAGCCAAGAGCCGGAGCAGGGCCCCGGTGAGGCgggcccccccgccgccccggcgggCTGCGCTGAGGAGGGCCCCGGCCTGCAGGAGCGGCTGCAG ATGCTGAGGCTGCACCTGCCCGACCCGCCGGTGgacagcgaggaggaggaggaggatgaggaggcaGCAGTGGCGGCTGCGGAAGGCGCAGCGGCTCAGAGCAGCCGAAGCTCCATCCCCATGGATGCAG AGCACGTGGAGCTGGTGAAGAGGACGATGGCCGGCGTGAAGCTTCCCACCCTGGGCATCCCCGCCTGGGCCAGCCAGATCTCGGAGGACCAGTGGAGGGACGTGGTGCAGCGCACGCTGCAGGCCCGGCAGAGCCTCGGTGGCCCCAGGCCCGAATGGAAGTGA